One genomic window of Nicotiana sylvestris chromosome 10, ASM39365v2, whole genome shotgun sequence includes the following:
- the LOC138879293 gene encoding uncharacterized protein encodes MAVSSMWDACEGDKLNLTYLIFPDREGCIIDKEKESLLKENTVQDREGDILKLQESKNIATLKLDELMGNLTAYKLRRQTMKMYASKKERRLALRITEDADLQKDEMSMITKDFKKCLMRGKGPSRSGNYSKPRVPEKQTNEGCYKCGNTDHHIRNCPQWEIEWKKERAERRNRKKEQVHPNKDKGLTKAMVATWGESSDKDSEDEDGDEQVLMCIGESDEESDVQVKRSNQIWYMYSGCSKHMTGNKNQFLSLEDLKGGNVSFGNEKKGEIIGVGKVGKIYSDSIENVYLMDGLKCSVITVSQLCDRGKRVNNIYIVDMSTLSKNELTCLSVLDNGPLLWHKRLEHASLSQLNKFFSKDLVIGLPNIKFKEDKVCEACARAKQVRSSFKFKKVVAPPE; translated from the exons ATGGCAGTTTCGAGCATGTGGGATgcatgtgaaggagataagcttaacttgacATATTTGATATTTCCTGATCGagaaggttgcataattgataaggagaaggaatctttactcaaagagaacactgtccaagatagggaagga GATATTCTCAAATTACAG GAATCGAAGAACATTGCcactcttaagttggatgagctaatgggaaatctcactgcctataaacttagaaggcaaaccatgaagatgtaTGCATCCAAGAAGGAAAGGAGACTAGCACTCAGAATCACTGAAGATGCTGATCTACAGAAGGATGAAATGTCCatgatcacaaaggacttcaaAAAGtgcctaatgagaggaaagggtcctTCCAGAAGTGGAAACTACAGCAAACCAAGGGTTCCTGAAAAGCAAACCAATGAGGGATGTTACAAGTGTGGGAATACTGATCACCATATCAGAaactgccctcaatgggaaattgaatggaagaaggaaagagcgGAACGCagaaacaggaagaaggaacaagtTCATCCCAATAAGGACAAAGGAttaacaaaggctatggttgctacctggggagaaagctcagataAGGACTCAGAggatgaagatggagatgaacaagtACTTATGTGCATTGGAGAATCTGATGAGGAATCTGAC gtccaagtaaAGAGGAGcaaccaaatatggtacatgtatagtggctgctcaaagcacaTGACAGGAAACAAGAACcaattcctttcacttgaggacctcaaaggaggaaatgtctcctttggaaatgaaaagaaaggtgagatcattggggttggaaaggtaggtaagatatACTCtgactctattgagaatgtctacctGATGGATGGATTGAAATGCAGTGTAATCACTGTATCACAACTGTGCGACAGAG gaaaaagagtaaacaatatttacattgtggATATGTCCACACTCTcaaaaaatgaactcacttgcttaagtgtgctGGACAATGGTCCCCTCTTGTGGCACAAGAGACTTGAACATGCAAGTCttagtcaactcaacaaattttTCTCCAAAGACTTGGTGATAGGACTGCCTAATATCAAgtttaaggaagacaaagtttgcgaggcttgtgcaagggcaaagcaggtaagatcctcttttaaattCAAGAAAGTGGTTGCACCACCAGAATGA